In Arthrobacter sp. Soc17.1.1.1, one DNA window encodes the following:
- a CDS encoding sulfite exporter TauE/SafE family protein: MSLTLILVLALSILIGLSLGVLGGGGSILTVPILVYVAGFEAKEAIAASLFVVGVTSAISVISHARNGRVMWRTGLIFGAAGMAGAFIGGLLGGYIPGQILLVAFALMMVATSIAMIRGRKKTTSSTPSEGVKRELPLKRVILDGVVVGLVTGLVGAGGGFLVVPALALLGGLPMSVAVGTSLVVISMKSFAGLAGYLTTVEINWPLTLAVTAAAIVGSLIGAQLAGRIPEAALRKGFGWFVLVMGAFVLIQQAPADSRLVLAAIVAGVALAALIACRFIIPACPLNTRNRHRTGNDQDDQGRRGRRRNTPTPA; encoded by the coding sequence GTGAGTTTGACCCTGATCCTCGTTCTGGCCCTGTCGATCCTGATCGGCCTGTCCCTGGGTGTCCTGGGCGGTGGCGGGTCGATCCTGACCGTCCCGATCCTGGTGTACGTGGCCGGGTTCGAGGCCAAGGAAGCGATCGCGGCGTCCCTGTTCGTCGTCGGTGTCACCTCGGCGATCAGCGTCATCAGCCACGCCCGGAACGGACGCGTGATGTGGCGGACCGGCCTGATCTTCGGCGCCGCCGGCATGGCTGGTGCGTTCATCGGCGGGCTGCTCGGCGGGTACATCCCCGGACAGATCCTGCTCGTCGCATTCGCCCTCATGATGGTCGCCACCTCGATCGCGATGATCCGCGGCCGCAAAAAAACCACCAGCTCCACCCCATCTGAGGGTGTGAAGCGTGAGCTGCCCCTGAAGCGGGTCATCCTCGATGGTGTGGTCGTCGGCCTGGTCACCGGCCTCGTCGGGGCCGGTGGCGGGTTCCTCGTCGTCCCCGCCCTGGCCTTGCTCGGTGGACTGCCGATGTCGGTGGCCGTCGGCACGTCGCTGGTCGTGATTTCCATGAAGTCCTTCGCGGGCCTCGCCGGGTACCTCACCACCGTGGAGATCAACTGGCCGCTGACCTTGGCCGTGACCGCTGCTGCGATCGTTGGGTCCCTGATCGGCGCCCAGCTCGCCGGCCGGATCCCCGAAGCTGCCCTGCGCAAGGGTTTCGGCTGGTTCGTTCTGGTCATGGGTGCGTTCGTCCTCATCCAGCAGGCACCCGCGGACAGCCGCCTCGTCCTCGCCGCAATCGTCGCAGGCGTCGCCCTCGCCGCTCTCATTGCCTGCCGATTCATCATCCCGGCATGCCCCCTGAACACCCGCAACCGCCACCGCACCGGTAACGATCAGGACGATCAGGGCCGGCGGGGTCGGCGCCGCAACACACCCACACCCGCCTGA
- a CDS encoding rhodanese-like domain-containing protein yields MNTPTPTATAPATTAAPAAPAAPAITALAPEELRSWLDGQNAESGRQDLVVIDVRSAAEFESMHIPGSYNVPLPLLSEHTDEVASRLGSRVVLACQSGVRAEQARQRLAASGISTAHVLTGGVPGYAAAGGDVVRGKARWDLERQVRMVAGSLVIAGLAGGRFVSPKVRTIAGVIGTGLTFSAATNTCAMGKALSVMPWNKAAQEPTRESAIHTLPTTTSATSAQSTQAANSADGKADETVGVA; encoded by the coding sequence ATGAACACCCCCACCCCCACTGCCACCGCTCCCGCCACCACCGCCGCCCCTGCTGCCCCTGCTGCCCCTGCCATTACGGCGCTGGCACCCGAGGAACTGCGCTCCTGGCTCGACGGCCAGAACGCTGAAAGCGGGCGGCAGGATCTCGTGGTGATTGACGTGCGGTCCGCGGCCGAGTTCGAGTCCATGCACATCCCCGGCTCCTACAACGTGCCGTTGCCGCTGCTGTCAGAGCACACCGACGAGGTCGCATCACGCCTGGGCTCACGGGTCGTCCTGGCCTGCCAGTCCGGGGTGCGTGCGGAGCAGGCCCGGCAGCGCCTGGCCGCCTCGGGCATCAGCACCGCCCACGTCCTCACCGGCGGAGTGCCCGGGTACGCCGCAGCCGGCGGCGACGTCGTGCGCGGCAAGGCACGTTGGGACCTCGAGCGCCAAGTCCGCATGGTCGCCGGGTCCCTCGTCATCGCCGGCCTCGCCGGCGGACGGTTCGTCTCCCCCAAGGTCCGCACCATCGCCGGCGTCATCGGTACCGGGCTCACGTTCTCCGCGGCGACCAACACCTGCGCCATGGGCAAGGCCCTGTCCGTCATGCCGTGGAACAAGGCAGCCCAGGAACCCACCCGCGAATCCGCGATCCACACCCTCCCCACCACCACCTCGGCCACATCAGCCCAGAGCACCCAGGCCGCGAACTCGGCTGACGGCAAGGCTGATGAAACGGTTGGTGTGGCGTGA
- a CDS encoding metal-sensitive transcriptional regulator — translation MQLDPTELTPVINRMKRAQGQLAAVVRMLEEGQDCKDVVTQLSAVSKALDRAGFAIIASGLEQCIVQKDASLDKKELEKLFLTLA, via the coding sequence ATGCAGCTGGACCCGACCGAACTGACCCCCGTCATCAACCGCATGAAGCGAGCACAAGGCCAGCTGGCCGCAGTGGTCCGCATGCTCGAGGAAGGCCAGGACTGCAAGGACGTCGTCACGCAGCTTTCCGCGGTCTCCAAAGCACTCGACCGGGCCGGCTTCGCAATCATCGCCAGCGGCCTCGAGCAGTGCATCGTCCAAAAGGACGCCAGCCTGGACAAGAAGGAACTCGAGAAGCTGTTCCTCACCCTCGCCTGA
- a CDS encoding DUF302 domain-containing protein → MTYTHSIAVPLSWEDAVQGTREALAAQGFGILTEIDVRSTFTTKLGAEAGDAVGDYVILGACNPTLASKALAAEPSLGALLPCNVIVRRSVDAQVTTIEAIDPLTMLELSDSSAVREVAQDAAARLRYALTNLSELGTATRPSS, encoded by the coding sequence ATGACCTACACCCACTCGATCGCTGTCCCGCTGTCCTGGGAGGACGCAGTGCAGGGCACGCGTGAAGCCCTCGCCGCGCAGGGATTCGGGATTCTCACCGAGATCGACGTCCGATCAACCTTCACCACGAAGCTCGGCGCCGAGGCTGGGGACGCGGTGGGGGACTACGTCATCCTCGGCGCGTGCAACCCGACCCTGGCCAGCAAGGCACTGGCTGCAGAGCCGTCCCTGGGAGCGCTGCTGCCCTGCAACGTCATCGTCCGCCGCAGCGTCGACGCGCAGGTGACGACGATCGAGGCAATCGACCCGCTGACGATGCTGGAACTCAGCGACAGCTCCGCCGTCCGCGAGGTAGCCCAGGACGCGGCTGCCCGCCTGCGCTACGCCCTCACCAACCTCAGTGAACTCGGAACGGCAACCCGGCCAAGCAGCTAA
- a CDS encoding VIT1/CCC1 transporter family protein: MTDAQQTRIEPHDTGIAARLNWLRAAVLGANDGIVSTAATVIGVAGVTNTLTPILVAGTAAVVGGSVSMALGEYVSVSSQRDSQEALIAKERQELADDPDGELAELAGLYEEKGLSPDTARQVADELTAHDALAAHLSAELNIDELEVANPWHAALASAAAFAAGAVLPLLAILLFPAGIRIPATFIAVLIALAITGALSAHAGGSSRRRAVIRLVLGGALAMGFTYLIGNLLGATGIA; this comes from the coding sequence ATGACCGACGCCCAGCAGACGCGTATCGAGCCGCACGACACCGGAATCGCCGCACGATTGAACTGGTTGCGTGCCGCCGTTCTCGGCGCCAACGACGGCATCGTATCGACCGCCGCCACCGTCATCGGTGTCGCAGGAGTGACGAACACCCTCACGCCGATCCTGGTCGCCGGCACAGCTGCCGTCGTCGGCGGATCCGTGTCGATGGCACTGGGCGAATACGTATCGGTCAGCAGCCAACGCGACAGCCAGGAAGCGCTCATCGCCAAGGAACGCCAGGAACTCGCCGACGACCCCGACGGTGAACTCGCGGAACTCGCCGGCCTTTACGAGGAAAAAGGCTTGTCCCCGGACACCGCCCGGCAGGTCGCCGATGAACTCACCGCGCACGATGCCCTTGCAGCTCATCTCTCCGCCGAACTGAACATCGATGAGCTCGAGGTCGCAAACCCCTGGCACGCAGCCCTCGCCTCCGCGGCTGCCTTCGCTGCCGGAGCTGTCCTGCCACTGCTGGCCATCCTGCTCTTCCCCGCCGGCATCAGGATACCCGCCACCTTCATCGCCGTCCTGATCGCCCTGGCCATCACCGGCGCCCTCAGCGCCCACGCCGGCGGCAGCTCCCGACGCAGGGCCGTCATCCGCCTCGTCCTGGGTGGGGCACTGGCCATGGGATTCACCTACCTCATAGGGAACCTCCTCGGAGCCACCGGCATCGCCTGA